The following are encoded together in the Lactuca sativa cultivar Salinas chromosome 1, Lsat_Salinas_v11, whole genome shotgun sequence genome:
- the LOC111909940 gene encoding uncharacterized protein LOC111909940 isoform X3 yields MYYPLEGINHLEIPVEDIQSATNDMADEYVISSNKEFTTYKAQLFWSGQLIDIVAQSYDRLDADGVSMFENTALILSGLKHKNIVTFLGYSGDPYWIFILSKYEPNRSLDEHLREASTLPWMERLQICAGIAHGLSYLHYEEGRDYSVIHCNIKSSSILLDENWEPKICNFGHSIRTPVAHRHRLHHAKHSGTEGYMDAIYEETRGVTEKSDVFSLGVVLFEVLFWKEAWSDDEDGESLVESARSHYEEETLEDLIDADVWEEMDEKSIKIFSETAYSCLKEQRAHRPSMDQIVRQLDKALQLQMKFENLEDSGGESSEVTSFDRLKGKDFEHLKIGLSDIEFATENFAERYCIGSGGYGKVYKAVLHLDQGTNSSTIEENNKDELMPKTGKTVAIKHIFSRGDKQGEDGFVAEIEALTSCKHPNIISLLGFCVEGPERILVYEHASNGSLDDYLESIGNRANLSWTQRIRTCLGIARGLHCLHSGNDNKQNIIHRDIKSANILLDERWEAKIADLGLSKLYSLNENSSTINTIHIAGTEVYLDPEYWSTGKLKKATDVYSLGVVMCEIMCGRVAYDKIYMAEDEKGLGPIARRHYDKGTLKELIDPVLKQESDEILFTQNEGLSEESLATFFEIVYGCLAESQAKRPKMDVVIKGLEQALFLQENFKNNLKFSLEHIKLATQSFSEKNIIGEEKYWHLYRGEVPQANGSNIIIAKRFKGDTGFLKEEFSTEFINLHEYTHKNIIGLVGYCNEMDERIIIYENASKGRLNGYLKDVNLTWMKRLKISIDVASGLDFLHGGNVTKDVVVHRSIRSSSILLDGEWKARIGDFGLSYVSSRDDPISFDLRNTSCTTPDTEYEKSTDTLTKESDIYSFGVVLFEILCGSGTLSFVKEVDELGNFVNHHFPEGKLVFEGIKEQIVPQSLTVFQEIVVQCLQYKREDRPMAAQVLMQLKKALEFQEDYEMWEPKLPKDYKEIILMSKNSNVYSMSKKEDIYNMLLKGILIQEGNVWFSIGSNGKRDELISARKFSYKNRLSHKWRSATKSRFHKVAEMLDISNLKIQIKIKPRFFV; encoded by the exons ATGTATTATCCACTCGAAGGGATTAACCACTTAGAAATCCCAGTTGAAGATATCCAATCAGCAACCAATGACATGGCTGATGAATATGTGATTAGTTCAAACAAGGAATTTACAACTTACAAAGCACAGCTTTTTTGGTCTGGACAGCTGATCGATATTGTTGCACAATCATATGATCGACTTGATGCTGATGGAGTATCCATGTTCGAGAACACAGCTTTGATCCTTTCTGGTCTGAAGCATAAAAATATTGTCACTTTTCTTGGGTATAGCGGGGATCCATATTGGATTTTCATCTTAAGCAAGTATGAACCCAATAGAAGTCTCGATGAGCATCTAAGGGAGGCATCAACACTCCCATGGATGGAAAGATTGCAAATATGTGCTGGTATTGCTCATGGATTAAGTTACCTCCATTATGAGGAGGGACGTGATTACAGTGTCATACATTGCAACATCAAAAGCTCTTCAATTCTGTTAGATGAAAACTGGGAGCCCAAAATATGTAATTTTGGGCATTCGATAAGAACTCCGGTTGCTCATAGGCATCGTCTTCACCATGCTAAACATTCTGGTACGGAAGGATACATGGACGCGATATATGAAGAGACAAGAGGTGTGACCGAAAAGTCGGATGTGTTCTCGTTGGGAGTGGTGCTATTTGAAGTTCTGTTTTGGAAGGAAGCATGGAGTGATGACGAAGATGGGGAGTCTTTAGTTGAATCGGCCAGATCACACTATGAAGAAGAAACTTTGGAGGATTTGATTGATGCGGatgtatgggaagaaatggacGAGAAATCAATTAAAATCTTCTCAGAAACAGCATATTCGTGTCTCAAGGAGCAGCGAGCACATCGACCAAGTATGGATCAAATTGTCAGACAACTAGACAAAGCATTGCAACTCCAAATGAAATTCGAAAACCTT GAAGATTCAGGAGGCGAGAGTAGTGAAGTTACATCTTTTGACCGGCTGAAG GGGAAAGATTTCGAACACTTGAAGATTGGACTGAGTGATATAGAGTTTGCCACTGAGAATTTTGCTGAACGTTACTGCATTGGGTCAGGCGGATATGGCAAGGTGTATAAAGCAGTACTTCATCTTGATCAGGGGACAAattcttccacaatagaagagAATAATAAGGATGAATTAATGCCCAAGACAGGTAAAACTGTGGCTATAAAGCACATCTTTAGTAGAGGAGACAAACAAGGGGAAGATGGGTTTGTTGCAGAAATTGAAGCACTCACTAGTTGTAAGCATCCCAACATAATTTCTCTTCTTGGATTTTGTGTTGAAGGCCCTGAAAGGATCCTTGTATACGAGCATGCTTCTAATGGAAGCCTGGATGATTATTTGGAAAGCATCGGCAACAGGGCTAACCTTAGCTGGACGCAACGTATAAGAACATGTCTTGGTATTGCACGTGGATTGCACTGCCTTCACAGTGGTAATGAcaacaaacaaaacataataCATCGCGATATCAAGAGTGCCAACATTCTATTAGACGAGAGATGGGAAGCAAAGATTGCGGATTTGGGGCTCTCAAAACTGTACTCTTTGAATGAAAACTCCAGCACTATCAATACCATTCATATTGCTGGAACAGAGGTGTACTTGGATCCAGAGTATTGGAGTACTGGTAAGTTGAAAAAAGCAACAGATGTGTACTCTCTTGGAGTAGTTATGTGTGAGATCATGTGTGGAAGGGTGGCCTATGATAAAATTTATATGGCCGAGGATGAGAAAGGACTGGGACCCATCGCAAGACGACACTATGATAAAGGAACACTTAAGGAATTGATAGATCCTGTCCTGAAGCAAGAGAGTGATGAAATCCTTTTTACTCAAAATGAAGGTCTCAGTGAAGAGTCTTTGGCCACATTTTTCGAAATCGTTTATGGATGTTTGGCAGAATCTCAAGCCAAACGTCCAAAAATGGATGTCGTCATTAAGGGGCTTGAGCAAGCACTGTTTCTTCAA GAAAACTTCAAGAACAACCTCAAATTTTCACTtgaacacataaagttggcaacacAAAGCTTCAGTGAGAAGAATATTATTGGTGAAGAAAAATATTGGCATCTATACAGAGGAGAAGTCCCACAAGCTAATGGAAGTAACATCATTATTGCAAAGCGATTTAAGGGTGATACTGGTTTTCTAAAAGAAGAATTTTCCACTGAGTTTATAAATCTTCACGAGTATACACACAAAAATATCATTGGTCTTGTAGGCTATTGTAATGAAATGGATGAAAGAATCATTATTTATGAGAATGCATCTAAAGGAAGACTCAATGGGTATTTGAAGGACGTTAATCTTACATGGATGAAACGTCTTAAGATAAGTATCGATGTTGCGAGTGGGTTGGATTTTCTTCATGGAGGTAATGTAACAAAAGATGTGGTGGTGCATAGGAGCATCAGAAGCTCTAGTATTCTACTTGATGGTGAATGGAAGGCAAGAATTGGTGATTTTGGGCTTTCCTATGTAAGTTCAAGAGATGACCCAATTTCATTTGACCTCAGGAATACTTCCTGCACAACTCCTGACACAGAGTATGAAAAGAGCACAGACACCTTAACCAAAGAATCTGATATATATTCATTTGGGGTAGTTTTATTTGAGATCTTGTGTGGGAGTGGGACGTTGTCATTTGTAAAAGAGGTTGATGAGCTAGGGAACTTCGTTAATCACCACTTTCCAGAAGGAAAACTTGTGTTTGAGGGTATAAAGGAACAAATTGTGCCTCAATCATTGACAGTATTTCAAGAAATTGTCGTTCAATGCTTACAGTACAAGAGAGAAGATCGACCAATGGCAGCCCAAGTGTTGATGCAACTCAAGAAAGCATTGGAATTCCAA gaaGATTATGAAATGTGGGAGCCCAAACTGCCTAAAGACTACAAAGAAATAATCCTAATGTCAAAAAACTCCAACGTCTACTCTATGTCAAAGAAAGAAGATATCTACAATATGCTCTTGAAAGGAATCCTCATTCAAGAGGGCAACGTG TGGTTTTCAATTGGAAGTAATGGAAAAAGAGATGAATTGATATCAGCAAGAAAGTTTTCATACAAAAACCGATTGTCACATAAGTGGCGATCTGCAACAAAATCAAG ATTTCATAAAGTGGCAGAGATGTTAGATATCTCCAATCTAAAGATCCAAATAAAGATAAAGCCTCGTTTTTTTGTCTAA
- the LOC111909940 gene encoding uncharacterized protein LOC111909940 isoform X5, translating into MYYPLEGINHLEIPVEDIQSATNDMADEYVISSNKEFTTYKAQLFWSGQLIDIVAQSYDRLDADGVSMFENTALILSGLKHKNIVTFLGYSGDPYWIFILSKYEPNRSLDEHLREASTLPWMERLQICAGIAHGLSYLHYEEGRDYSVIHCNIKSSSILLDENWEPKICNFGHSIRTPVAHRHRLHHAKHSGTEGYMDAIYEETRGVTEKSDVFSLGVVLFEVLFWKEAWSDDEDGESLVESARSHYEEETLEDLIDADVWEEMDEKSIKIFSETAYSCLKEQRAHRPSMDQIVRQLDKALQLQMKFENLEDSGGESSEVTSFDRLKGKDFEHLKIGLSDIEFATENFAERYCIGSGGYGKVYKAVLHLDQGTNSSTIEENNKDELMPKTGKTVAIKHIFSRGDKQGEDGFVAEIEALTSCKHPNIISLLGFCVEGPERILVYEHASNGSLDDYLESIGNRANLSWTQRIRTCLGIARGLHCLHSGNDNKQNIIHRDIKSANILLDERWEAKIADLGLSKLYSLNENSSTINTIHIAGTEVYLDPEYWSTGKLKKATDVYSLGVVMCEIMCGRVAYDKIYMAEDEKGLGPIARRHYDKGTLKELIDPVLKQESDEILFTQNEGLSEESLATFFEIVYGCLAESQAKRPKMDVVIKGLEQALFLQENFKNNLKFSLEHIKLATQSFSEKNIIGEEKYWHLYRGEVPQANGSNIIIAKRFKGDTGFLKEEFSTEFINLHEYTHKNIIGLVGYCNEMDERIIIYENASKGRLNGYLKDVNLTWMKRLKISIDVASGLDFLHGGNVTKDVVVHRSIRSSSILLDGEWKARIGDFGLSYVSSRDDPISFDLRNTSCTTPDTEYEKSTDTLTKESDIYSFGVVLFEILCGSGTLSFVKEVDELGNFVNHHFPEGKLVFEGIKEQIVPQSLTVFQEIVVQCLQYKREDRPMAAQVLMQLKKALEFQEDYEMWEPKLPKDYKEIILMSKNSNVYSMSKKEDIYNMLLKGILIQEGNVWFSIGSNGKRDELISARKFSYKNRLSHKWRSATKSR; encoded by the exons ATGTATTATCCACTCGAAGGGATTAACCACTTAGAAATCCCAGTTGAAGATATCCAATCAGCAACCAATGACATGGCTGATGAATATGTGATTAGTTCAAACAAGGAATTTACAACTTACAAAGCACAGCTTTTTTGGTCTGGACAGCTGATCGATATTGTTGCACAATCATATGATCGACTTGATGCTGATGGAGTATCCATGTTCGAGAACACAGCTTTGATCCTTTCTGGTCTGAAGCATAAAAATATTGTCACTTTTCTTGGGTATAGCGGGGATCCATATTGGATTTTCATCTTAAGCAAGTATGAACCCAATAGAAGTCTCGATGAGCATCTAAGGGAGGCATCAACACTCCCATGGATGGAAAGATTGCAAATATGTGCTGGTATTGCTCATGGATTAAGTTACCTCCATTATGAGGAGGGACGTGATTACAGTGTCATACATTGCAACATCAAAAGCTCTTCAATTCTGTTAGATGAAAACTGGGAGCCCAAAATATGTAATTTTGGGCATTCGATAAGAACTCCGGTTGCTCATAGGCATCGTCTTCACCATGCTAAACATTCTGGTACGGAAGGATACATGGACGCGATATATGAAGAGACAAGAGGTGTGACCGAAAAGTCGGATGTGTTCTCGTTGGGAGTGGTGCTATTTGAAGTTCTGTTTTGGAAGGAAGCATGGAGTGATGACGAAGATGGGGAGTCTTTAGTTGAATCGGCCAGATCACACTATGAAGAAGAAACTTTGGAGGATTTGATTGATGCGGatgtatgggaagaaatggacGAGAAATCAATTAAAATCTTCTCAGAAACAGCATATTCGTGTCTCAAGGAGCAGCGAGCACATCGACCAAGTATGGATCAAATTGTCAGACAACTAGACAAAGCATTGCAACTCCAAATGAAATTCGAAAACCTT GAAGATTCAGGAGGCGAGAGTAGTGAAGTTACATCTTTTGACCGGCTGAAG GGGAAAGATTTCGAACACTTGAAGATTGGACTGAGTGATATAGAGTTTGCCACTGAGAATTTTGCTGAACGTTACTGCATTGGGTCAGGCGGATATGGCAAGGTGTATAAAGCAGTACTTCATCTTGATCAGGGGACAAattcttccacaatagaagagAATAATAAGGATGAATTAATGCCCAAGACAGGTAAAACTGTGGCTATAAAGCACATCTTTAGTAGAGGAGACAAACAAGGGGAAGATGGGTTTGTTGCAGAAATTGAAGCACTCACTAGTTGTAAGCATCCCAACATAATTTCTCTTCTTGGATTTTGTGTTGAAGGCCCTGAAAGGATCCTTGTATACGAGCATGCTTCTAATGGAAGCCTGGATGATTATTTGGAAAGCATCGGCAACAGGGCTAACCTTAGCTGGACGCAACGTATAAGAACATGTCTTGGTATTGCACGTGGATTGCACTGCCTTCACAGTGGTAATGAcaacaaacaaaacataataCATCGCGATATCAAGAGTGCCAACATTCTATTAGACGAGAGATGGGAAGCAAAGATTGCGGATTTGGGGCTCTCAAAACTGTACTCTTTGAATGAAAACTCCAGCACTATCAATACCATTCATATTGCTGGAACAGAGGTGTACTTGGATCCAGAGTATTGGAGTACTGGTAAGTTGAAAAAAGCAACAGATGTGTACTCTCTTGGAGTAGTTATGTGTGAGATCATGTGTGGAAGGGTGGCCTATGATAAAATTTATATGGCCGAGGATGAGAAAGGACTGGGACCCATCGCAAGACGACACTATGATAAAGGAACACTTAAGGAATTGATAGATCCTGTCCTGAAGCAAGAGAGTGATGAAATCCTTTTTACTCAAAATGAAGGTCTCAGTGAAGAGTCTTTGGCCACATTTTTCGAAATCGTTTATGGATGTTTGGCAGAATCTCAAGCCAAACGTCCAAAAATGGATGTCGTCATTAAGGGGCTTGAGCAAGCACTGTTTCTTCAA GAAAACTTCAAGAACAACCTCAAATTTTCACTtgaacacataaagttggcaacacAAAGCTTCAGTGAGAAGAATATTATTGGTGAAGAAAAATATTGGCATCTATACAGAGGAGAAGTCCCACAAGCTAATGGAAGTAACATCATTATTGCAAAGCGATTTAAGGGTGATACTGGTTTTCTAAAAGAAGAATTTTCCACTGAGTTTATAAATCTTCACGAGTATACACACAAAAATATCATTGGTCTTGTAGGCTATTGTAATGAAATGGATGAAAGAATCATTATTTATGAGAATGCATCTAAAGGAAGACTCAATGGGTATTTGAAGGACGTTAATCTTACATGGATGAAACGTCTTAAGATAAGTATCGATGTTGCGAGTGGGTTGGATTTTCTTCATGGAGGTAATGTAACAAAAGATGTGGTGGTGCATAGGAGCATCAGAAGCTCTAGTATTCTACTTGATGGTGAATGGAAGGCAAGAATTGGTGATTTTGGGCTTTCCTATGTAAGTTCAAGAGATGACCCAATTTCATTTGACCTCAGGAATACTTCCTGCACAACTCCTGACACAGAGTATGAAAAGAGCACAGACACCTTAACCAAAGAATCTGATATATATTCATTTGGGGTAGTTTTATTTGAGATCTTGTGTGGGAGTGGGACGTTGTCATTTGTAAAAGAGGTTGATGAGCTAGGGAACTTCGTTAATCACCACTTTCCAGAAGGAAAACTTGTGTTTGAGGGTATAAAGGAACAAATTGTGCCTCAATCATTGACAGTATTTCAAGAAATTGTCGTTCAATGCTTACAGTACAAGAGAGAAGATCGACCAATGGCAGCCCAAGTGTTGATGCAACTCAAGAAAGCATTGGAATTCCAA gaaGATTATGAAATGTGGGAGCCCAAACTGCCTAAAGACTACAAAGAAATAATCCTAATGTCAAAAAACTCCAACGTCTACTCTATGTCAAAGAAAGAAGATATCTACAATATGCTCTTGAAAGGAATCCTCATTCAAGAGGGCAACGTG TGGTTTTCAATTGGAAGTAATGGAAAAAGAGATGAATTGATATCAGCAAGAAAGTTTTCATACAAAAACCGATTGTCACATAAGTGGCGATCTGCAACAAAATCAAG GTGA
- the LOC111909940 gene encoding uncharacterized protein LOC111909940 isoform X1, translating into MYYPLEGINHLEIPVEDIQSATNDMADEYVISSNKEFTTYKAQLFWSGQLIDIVAQSYDRLDADGVSMFENTALILSGLKHKNIVTFLGYSGDPYWIFILSKYEPNRSLDEHLREASTLPWMERLQICAGIAHGLSYLHYEEGRDYSVIHCNIKSSSILLDENWEPKICNFGHSIRTPVAHRHRLHHAKHSGTEGYMDAIYEETRGVTEKSDVFSLGVVLFEVLFWKEAWSDDEDGESLVESARSHYEEETLEDLIDADVWEEMDEKSIKIFSETAYSCLKEQRAHRPSMDQIVRQLDKALQLQMKFENLEDSGGESSEVTSFDRLKGKDFEHLKIGLSDIEFATENFAERYCIGSGGYGKVYKAVLHLDQGTNSSTIEENNKDELMPKTGKTVAIKHIFSRGDKQGEDGFVAEIEALTSCKHPNIISLLGFCVEGPERILVYEHASNGSLDDYLESIGNRANLSWTQRIRTCLGIARGLHCLHSGNDNKQNIIHRDIKSANILLDERWEAKIADLGLSKLYSLNENSSTINTIHIAGTEVYLDPEYWSTGKLKKATDVYSLGVVMCEIMCGRVAYDKIYMAEDEKGLGPIARRHYDKGTLKELIDPVLKQESDEILFTQNEGLSEESLATFFEIVYGCLAESQAKRPKMDVVIKGLEQALFLQENFKNNLKFSLEHIKLATQSFSEKNIIGEEKYWHLYRGEVPQANGSNIIIAKRFKGDTGFLKEEFSTEFINLHEYTHKNIIGLVGYCNEMDERIIIYENASKGRLNGYLKDVNLTWMKRLKISIDVASGLDFLHGGNVTKDVVVHRSIRSSSILLDGEWKARIGDFGLSYVSSRDDPISFDLRNTSCTTPDTEYEKSTDTLTKESDIYSFGVVLFEILCGSGTLSFVKEVDELGNFVNHHFPEGKLVFEGIKEQIVPQSLTVFQEIVVQCLQYKREDRPMAAQVLMQLKKALEFQEDYEMWEPKLPKDYKEIILMSKNSNVYSMSKKEDIYNMLLKGILIQEGNVWFSIGSNGKRDELISARKFSYKNRLSHKWRSATKSRLPSLSPFLCLFLCVRTLMLNVIIALLYNCQLIYSDIF; encoded by the exons ATGTATTATCCACTCGAAGGGATTAACCACTTAGAAATCCCAGTTGAAGATATCCAATCAGCAACCAATGACATGGCTGATGAATATGTGATTAGTTCAAACAAGGAATTTACAACTTACAAAGCACAGCTTTTTTGGTCTGGACAGCTGATCGATATTGTTGCACAATCATATGATCGACTTGATGCTGATGGAGTATCCATGTTCGAGAACACAGCTTTGATCCTTTCTGGTCTGAAGCATAAAAATATTGTCACTTTTCTTGGGTATAGCGGGGATCCATATTGGATTTTCATCTTAAGCAAGTATGAACCCAATAGAAGTCTCGATGAGCATCTAAGGGAGGCATCAACACTCCCATGGATGGAAAGATTGCAAATATGTGCTGGTATTGCTCATGGATTAAGTTACCTCCATTATGAGGAGGGACGTGATTACAGTGTCATACATTGCAACATCAAAAGCTCTTCAATTCTGTTAGATGAAAACTGGGAGCCCAAAATATGTAATTTTGGGCATTCGATAAGAACTCCGGTTGCTCATAGGCATCGTCTTCACCATGCTAAACATTCTGGTACGGAAGGATACATGGACGCGATATATGAAGAGACAAGAGGTGTGACCGAAAAGTCGGATGTGTTCTCGTTGGGAGTGGTGCTATTTGAAGTTCTGTTTTGGAAGGAAGCATGGAGTGATGACGAAGATGGGGAGTCTTTAGTTGAATCGGCCAGATCACACTATGAAGAAGAAACTTTGGAGGATTTGATTGATGCGGatgtatgggaagaaatggacGAGAAATCAATTAAAATCTTCTCAGAAACAGCATATTCGTGTCTCAAGGAGCAGCGAGCACATCGACCAAGTATGGATCAAATTGTCAGACAACTAGACAAAGCATTGCAACTCCAAATGAAATTCGAAAACCTT GAAGATTCAGGAGGCGAGAGTAGTGAAGTTACATCTTTTGACCGGCTGAAG GGGAAAGATTTCGAACACTTGAAGATTGGACTGAGTGATATAGAGTTTGCCACTGAGAATTTTGCTGAACGTTACTGCATTGGGTCAGGCGGATATGGCAAGGTGTATAAAGCAGTACTTCATCTTGATCAGGGGACAAattcttccacaatagaagagAATAATAAGGATGAATTAATGCCCAAGACAGGTAAAACTGTGGCTATAAAGCACATCTTTAGTAGAGGAGACAAACAAGGGGAAGATGGGTTTGTTGCAGAAATTGAAGCACTCACTAGTTGTAAGCATCCCAACATAATTTCTCTTCTTGGATTTTGTGTTGAAGGCCCTGAAAGGATCCTTGTATACGAGCATGCTTCTAATGGAAGCCTGGATGATTATTTGGAAAGCATCGGCAACAGGGCTAACCTTAGCTGGACGCAACGTATAAGAACATGTCTTGGTATTGCACGTGGATTGCACTGCCTTCACAGTGGTAATGAcaacaaacaaaacataataCATCGCGATATCAAGAGTGCCAACATTCTATTAGACGAGAGATGGGAAGCAAAGATTGCGGATTTGGGGCTCTCAAAACTGTACTCTTTGAATGAAAACTCCAGCACTATCAATACCATTCATATTGCTGGAACAGAGGTGTACTTGGATCCAGAGTATTGGAGTACTGGTAAGTTGAAAAAAGCAACAGATGTGTACTCTCTTGGAGTAGTTATGTGTGAGATCATGTGTGGAAGGGTGGCCTATGATAAAATTTATATGGCCGAGGATGAGAAAGGACTGGGACCCATCGCAAGACGACACTATGATAAAGGAACACTTAAGGAATTGATAGATCCTGTCCTGAAGCAAGAGAGTGATGAAATCCTTTTTACTCAAAATGAAGGTCTCAGTGAAGAGTCTTTGGCCACATTTTTCGAAATCGTTTATGGATGTTTGGCAGAATCTCAAGCCAAACGTCCAAAAATGGATGTCGTCATTAAGGGGCTTGAGCAAGCACTGTTTCTTCAA GAAAACTTCAAGAACAACCTCAAATTTTCACTtgaacacataaagttggcaacacAAAGCTTCAGTGAGAAGAATATTATTGGTGAAGAAAAATATTGGCATCTATACAGAGGAGAAGTCCCACAAGCTAATGGAAGTAACATCATTATTGCAAAGCGATTTAAGGGTGATACTGGTTTTCTAAAAGAAGAATTTTCCACTGAGTTTATAAATCTTCACGAGTATACACACAAAAATATCATTGGTCTTGTAGGCTATTGTAATGAAATGGATGAAAGAATCATTATTTATGAGAATGCATCTAAAGGAAGACTCAATGGGTATTTGAAGGACGTTAATCTTACATGGATGAAACGTCTTAAGATAAGTATCGATGTTGCGAGTGGGTTGGATTTTCTTCATGGAGGTAATGTAACAAAAGATGTGGTGGTGCATAGGAGCATCAGAAGCTCTAGTATTCTACTTGATGGTGAATGGAAGGCAAGAATTGGTGATTTTGGGCTTTCCTATGTAAGTTCAAGAGATGACCCAATTTCATTTGACCTCAGGAATACTTCCTGCACAACTCCTGACACAGAGTATGAAAAGAGCACAGACACCTTAACCAAAGAATCTGATATATATTCATTTGGGGTAGTTTTATTTGAGATCTTGTGTGGGAGTGGGACGTTGTCATTTGTAAAAGAGGTTGATGAGCTAGGGAACTTCGTTAATCACCACTTTCCAGAAGGAAAACTTGTGTTTGAGGGTATAAAGGAACAAATTGTGCCTCAATCATTGACAGTATTTCAAGAAATTGTCGTTCAATGCTTACAGTACAAGAGAGAAGATCGACCAATGGCAGCCCAAGTGTTGATGCAACTCAAGAAAGCATTGGAATTCCAA gaaGATTATGAAATGTGGGAGCCCAAACTGCCTAAAGACTACAAAGAAATAATCCTAATGTCAAAAAACTCCAACGTCTACTCTATGTCAAAGAAAGAAGATATCTACAATATGCTCTTGAAAGGAATCCTCATTCAAGAGGGCAACGTG TGGTTTTCAATTGGAAGTAATGGAAAAAGAGATGAATTGATATCAGCAAGAAAGTTTTCATACAAAAACCGATTGTCACATAAGTGGCGATCTGCAACAAAATCAAGGTTACCCTCTCTGTCTCCCTTCTTGTGCCTATTTTTATGTGTACGTACATTGATGTTAAATGTAATTATAGCTCTCTTATATAATTGTCAATTGATATACTCAGatatcttttaa